From the genome of Lotus japonicus ecotype B-129 chromosome 6, LjGifu_v1.2, one region includes:
- the LOC130725204 gene encoding uncharacterized protein LOC130725204 — MEYSSAEMVCILKVNTKCEGCKVKVMQILQSVHGVYNITLDGDQDTVKVTSRVNPNTLLSVLERHGKHAEIKYIKFNGEVMDRGSYYNYGDYGYAPLYGMECSPYPSLPYPQHQFYPPPMPPAPPPPQPPPYWAAPPPRPLGPPLFTSTLPPRPPKPTPPKECGEGTEPLCNDVGIIIAIIRFA; from the exons ATGGAATACTCTTCCGCTGAAATG GTTTGTATTCTAAAAGTAAATACCAAGTGTGAGGGATGTAAAGTGAAAGTGATGCAGATCTTGCAGAGTGTTCATG GGGTCTACAACATCACACTTGATGGGGATCAAGATACAGTGAAAGTTACTAGCAGAGTGAACCCAAATACATTGTTGAGTGTGCTAGAGAGACATGGGAAACATGCAGAGATCAAGTATATCAAGTTTAATGGTGAGGTTATGGACAGGGGTTCTTATTATAATTATGGGGATTATGGATATGCTCCTCTTTATGGTATGGAATGTTCACCATATCCCTCATTGCCATATCCTCAACACCAATTTTATCCACCTCCAATGCCGCCAgcaccacctccaccacaaccaccaccatatTGGGCAGCACCGCCACCTCGTCCTCTTGGACCTCCTCTTTTTACATCAACCTTGCCGCCGCGGCCACCTAAACCTACCCCCCCCAAAGAATGTGGTGAAGGAACGGAGCCATTGTGCAATGATGTAGGAATTATTATTGCAATTATTCGTTTTGCTTga